In Nicotiana tabacum cultivar K326 chromosome 19, ASM71507v2, whole genome shotgun sequence, one DNA window encodes the following:
- the LOC107810731 gene encoding TOM1-like protein 2 → MDKLDKLKMASSSLGERLKTGGAQMSRMVSAKMKEILQGPTPESKMVDEATLDTMEEPNWSLNLRICGMINSEEFNGTEIVKAIKKKLVMSKSPVSQRLSLDLLETCTSNCEKVFSEVASEKVLDDMVKMIEDPKTDSGNRVKAMELITAWGESEDLRYLPVFRQTYMNLKRQYPLESHMNEQLLSPPESYPIPNTGSRNHEHTAYIGESIEEKKEFLVVTRNSLEILSSILTSEVEPKPIKDDLAVSMLENCKQSLAVIQRIVESTSGDEGLMFEALNLHDELRQVISRYEEMEAALELGERLPKTPEDGSGLPNTALESGERLPPKTPENGSGLLNVADTSEANLEKPALNARESHAVAPTKEENNQSHPEVVKPGISLE, encoded by the exons ATGGACAAATTGGACAAACTGAAAATGGCATCTTCATCACTGGGCGAACGATTGAAGACAGGAGGAGCTCAAATGAGCAGAATGGTAAGcgcaaaaatgaaagaaatcctACAAGGCCCAACCCCAGAATCTAAAATGGTAGACGAAGCCACGTTGGACACCATGGAGGAGCCCAATTGGAGCTTAAACCTACGAATTTGCGGGATGATCAACAGCGAGGAGTTCAACGGGACGGAAATAGTCAAAGCGATTAAGAAGAAGCTAGTTATGTCGAAAAGCCCAGTGAGCCAGAGGCTGAGTTTGGATTTGCTGGAGACTTGTACTTCTAATTGCGAGAAAGTTTTTTCGGAAGTGGCGTCTGAAAAAGTGTTGGATGATATGGTTAAAATGATTGAGGACCCAAAAACTGATAGCGGGAATCGGGTTAAGGCTATGGAGCTTATTACTGCTTGGGGTGAATCCGAGGATCTTAGGTACTTGCCTGTGTTTCGTCAAACTTACATG AACTTGAAGAGGCAGTATCCCCTGGAGTCGCATATGAATGAGCAGTTACTCTCACCACCTGAAAGCTACCCTATTCCTAATACAGGGTCACGGAATCATGAGCATACTGCTTATATTGGTGAATCCATTGAAGAGAAGAAGGAGTTTCTTGTAGTAACACGGAACAGTCTTGAGATCCTTTCCAGCATATTGACTTCTGAAGTTGAACCAAAGCCCATCAAG GATGATCTGGCAGTGAGCATGTTGGAGAACTGCAAGCAGTCTTTAGCTGTTATACAAAGAATCGTGGAATCAACCTCAGGTGATGAGGGGTtgatgtttgaagctttaaatctTCATGATGAGCTTCGACAAGTCATTTCCAGGTACGAGGAAATGGAAGCAGCGCTAGAGTTGGGAGAAAGACTGCCTAAAACACCTGAAGATGGAAGTGGCCTGCCTAACACAGCTCTTGAATCGGGAGAAAGACTGCCCCCTAAAACACCTGAAAATGGAAGTGGCCTGCTCAATGTTGCTGATACCAGTGAAGCCAATTTAGAGAAGCCGGCTTTAAATGCAAGGGAAAGCCATGCTGTAGCccctacaaaagaagaaaacaatcaGTCACACCCTGAGGTTGTAAAACCGGGCATTTCACTGGAATAG